One genomic window of Prochlorococcus marinus str. NATL2A includes the following:
- a CDS encoding inorganic diphosphatase has translation MDLSDLPPSPSPGLVNLVVEIPAGSRNKYEYFSSAGIMALDRVLHSSVKYPFDYGFVPNTLAEDGAPLDAMVVMEEPTFAGCLIQARPIGVLDMHDSGAYDGKLLCVPTADPRQREINTIKQIAQDQLEDVAEFFRTYKSLEGRVIEIDGWRDYDAVDELLKSCIEAHHLEITQK, from the coding sequence ATGGACCTGAGTGATCTTCCTCCTTCACCATCGCCTGGATTAGTAAATCTAGTTGTAGAGATTCCTGCTGGCAGTAGAAATAAATACGAATATTTTAGCTCTGCAGGAATTATGGCTCTGGATAGAGTTTTGCATTCTTCAGTGAAATACCCATTTGATTATGGATTTGTTCCAAATACTCTTGCTGAGGATGGAGCGCCGCTTGATGCAATGGTCGTGATGGAAGAACCTACTTTTGCAGGTTGCTTGATTCAGGCAAGACCTATAGGAGTTCTTGATATGCATGATTCTGGGGCCTACGATGGCAAACTTTTATGTGTACCTACTGCAGATCCAAGACAAAGAGAAATTAATACTATTAAGCAAATAGCTCAGGACCAATTGGAGGATGTGGCTGAGTTTTTTAGAACCTATAAAAGCTTGGAAGGGAGGGTGATCGAAATAGATGGATGGAGAGACTACGATGCTGTTGATGAATTATTAAAAAGTTGCATAGAAGCACATCATTTGGAGATAACCCAAAAATAA
- a CDS encoding Spx/MgsR family RNA polymerase-binding regulatory protein has translation MKLFSYSSCSTCRRAIKWLKYNDIPFELIDLLKSPPSKEMLISASELYGDRKYLLNTSGVVYRSMGSDAVKKMSDNDLFEQLILEPRLIKRPFLYKSSKCFLVGFKEEKWAEKLL, from the coding sequence TTGAAATTATTTAGTTATTCCTCATGCTCAACTTGTCGCAGAGCGATTAAGTGGCTTAAATACAATGATATTCCCTTTGAATTAATTGATCTTTTAAAATCCCCCCCGTCCAAGGAAATGCTTATCTCAGCTAGTGAGCTATATGGGGATAGAAAATATCTTTTAAATACTAGTGGGGTTGTATATCGTTCTATGGGTTCGGATGCTGTAAAAAAAATGAGTGATAATGATTTGTTTGAGCAACTTATATTGGAACCCAGATTAATAAAGAGACCTTTTTTATACAAATCTAGTAAATGTTTTTTAGTTGGATTTAAAGAAGAAAAGTGGGCTGAGAAATTACTTTGA
- the lepB gene encoding signal peptidase I translates to MKHNHSDSSKESKNCWWYSFFDTWGPISLTILLYIGIRHFIAEARYIPSGSMLPGLKVNDRLIVEKLSLRQRSPLRGEIVVFNSPYSFDKKLIADRTKQLPSKFQCSLITFPLISWIPTLSDRACDAYIKRIVAVGGDRLLINGKGEIVLNGRSINEPYVMNFCPSKSKFNLCPPMTSTVPKGHVFVLGDNRANSWDSRFWPGGGFLPHNEIIGKASWRFWPINRLGKLNY, encoded by the coding sequence TTGAAGCACAACCATTCAGACTCGAGTAAAGAAAGTAAAAATTGTTGGTGGTATTCTTTCTTTGATACGTGGGGACCTATTTCTCTAACTATTCTCCTTTATATAGGTATTCGTCATTTTATAGCAGAAGCTAGATATATACCCTCGGGTTCAATGCTGCCAGGATTGAAAGTTAATGATCGACTAATTGTTGAAAAACTTTCTTTGCGCCAAAGGTCACCTTTGCGTGGGGAAATTGTAGTTTTCAACTCACCATATTCCTTTGATAAGAAATTGATAGCTGATAGGACTAAACAACTTCCGTCTAAATTTCAATGTTCATTAATAACTTTTCCATTAATTTCTTGGATACCTACTCTATCTGATCGTGCTTGTGATGCTTATATCAAACGAATAGTAGCGGTGGGAGGAGATCGTCTTTTGATTAATGGTAAGGGAGAGATTGTTTTGAACGGTAGATCAATCAATGAACCATATGTTATGAACTTCTGCCCAAGTAAATCTAAATTTAATCTATGTCCTCCGATGACTTCAACTGTTCCAAAAGGGCATGTATTCGTTTTGGGGGATAACCGTGCTAATAGTTGGGATAGTCGCTTTTGGCCAGGAGGGGGGTTCTTACCCCATAATGAAATAATTGGCAAAGCAAGCTGGCGCTTTTGGCCTATTAATCGTTTAGGTAAGCTTAATTACTGA
- a CDS encoding histidine phosphatase family protein produces the protein MTLRLIFVRHGLSSFNKEGRIQGRNDLSTLTREGQLQAEAAGKTISSIPIDAIYSSPLQRASETTRIIIKQHQSELQATYTDELLEVDLGPWSGLTKNEIKNQFPEELSIWQKEPKELTINRDDGSKFQPIKELLSQAENFLKSLFDAHSGSNKTILIVAHNAILRCLILKLINEPSKGFRRLKLDNTSISICNINFNDWKDRQVQIQCLNNVAHLNPTIPKKKSKKRIILVRHGETDWNKQGRFQGQIDIPLNKNGKSQAKAASEFLKTNILQKAFSSSLSRPKETAQIILNEHPGIEISLKDNLIEIGHGKWEGKLESEIKTDWPDLLQTWKISPEKVQMPEGENIKEVSTRSITGWNEICKDLKNDETALVVAHDAVNKTILCHLLGLMPSNIWMIKQGNGGVTVIDLSDNEGQPDQITCLNITSHLGGIIDSTAAGAL, from the coding sequence ATGACATTGCGTCTAATTTTTGTCCGTCATGGATTGAGCAGTTTTAACAAGGAAGGTCGTATTCAAGGAAGAAACGACCTTTCAACATTAACTAGAGAAGGGCAATTGCAAGCTGAAGCGGCCGGAAAAACAATTTCTTCTATTCCAATAGATGCAATTTATAGCTCTCCTTTACAAAGAGCATCAGAAACCACAAGAATCATTATTAAACAACATCAAAGTGAGCTTCAAGCAACTTATACAGACGAACTCCTAGAGGTTGACCTTGGGCCTTGGAGTGGTTTAACAAAAAATGAAATAAAAAATCAGTTCCCAGAAGAGCTGTCTATTTGGCAAAAAGAGCCAAAGGAACTGACTATTAATAGAGACGACGGTTCAAAATTTCAACCAATTAAAGAACTCTTATCTCAAGCTGAAAATTTCTTAAAATCACTATTTGATGCTCATTCAGGGTCAAATAAAACAATTTTGATAGTTGCCCATAATGCAATTCTTAGATGCTTGATACTGAAATTAATTAATGAGCCATCAAAAGGGTTTAGAAGATTGAAGTTAGATAACACCTCAATCTCAATTTGTAATATTAATTTTAATGATTGGAAAGATAGACAAGTTCAAATCCAATGTCTCAATAATGTTGCTCATTTAAATCCTACAATTCCAAAAAAAAAGAGTAAAAAAAGAATTATTTTAGTTAGGCATGGTGAAACAGACTGGAATAAACAAGGAAGGTTCCAAGGACAAATTGATATTCCCTTAAATAAAAATGGTAAATCCCAAGCAAAGGCCGCAAGTGAATTTTTAAAAACCAATATTTTACAAAAAGCTTTCAGTAGCTCTCTATCAAGACCAAAAGAAACAGCTCAGATAATTCTAAACGAACATCCAGGGATCGAAATTTCTCTCAAAGACAACCTAATAGAAATTGGTCACGGAAAATGGGAAGGGAAGTTGGAGTCTGAGATAAAGACCGACTGGCCAGATCTTCTACAAACATGGAAGATTTCACCTGAAAAAGTTCAAATGCCAGAGGGAGAAAATATAAAAGAAGTCTCCACGAGATCCATTACTGGTTGGAATGAGATTTGCAAAGACCTTAAAAACGATGAAACCGCATTGGTTGTCGCTCATGATGCAGTTAACAAAACCATTCTTTGTCATCTTTTAGGGTTAATGCCATCAAATATTTGGATGATAAAACAAGGTAATGGAGGCGTTACAGTCATTGATCTCTCAGACAACGAAGGGCAACCAGATCAAATTACCTGTTTAAATATCACTTCACATTTAGGAGGAATTATCGACTCAACAGCTGCTGGAGCTCTCTAA